DNA from Plasmodium yoelii strain 17X genome assembly, chromosome: 13:
gatacatatattaaattagtgtttaagttataaaaaattagatGCAATGTAgtacttagccctaacctgaatatgggttccataACATAAAagctatataaaaattatgcaaaaattacttcccaatagacaaatttttaacatatattaatcattattaatattcgaataatatattagtgatctattttcttctttatttttttagattttctcttaaatgttgtttttgagatcgtttccgaaatccaaataacgaatactaatataaaatattaagtatacgatttatttgttaaaatttgcatatataatgaaaataatttttaatttccttattatttaccttataagaaactcccaataaaattgatgatgcaacaaatataattgcaattgaaattaatgtattttttgttactgAACTTCGTGGACAAGCTACAAGTGGTGACGTATTACCACATGccctattatataattgttcaaagtttttataatcatttgataaactaGACAATAGTTTATAATAAGAACttcctttattaatatctaaagcatttttaagtttttcatatttttcaaacaATTCTCTAGCATTTTCTAAACATTTATTGCATGGGTTATCTTCTGCACCAATTTCACtatacatgttacataatgatttaaatgcatcataaaaattagatatatctttaatatcgaTATTcatcgattttatttttgcacTTATAACTTCCATATTAATATGATCATCACTATCAGCAGATATATTCCCCTTATAAAAACTATTTGTTTCTATACGGttagtataaaaatcgtCTAATTTGATCGTTCCATTCTGTTTTGTTTGATttagtttataacttaaccataaaatagcgTATTCAACAATCTTATCACCATCTATAGTTTCAGGATTAAGCATATTTAGTAATACTATAAAACCAGAGATAATCTTTTCTTCATCACTACTACAGTTATTATTATGGCAATACGTACTTAATATATTCATAGAATTATGTTTTTCCGGGGTTTTCGAATCATCAACAAAATATGTATCAATATCATTAATTGATTTACactacgaatatattttgcaaattaaacaaaaaaatgtattaatataaatgttactaaaattaaaattaatataatttataggaatacaacatatgaataatataagaaaaaggATACATACCACATTAGAagccattataatgaaattccGTTATAATTTGGAGATTGTGTGGGgtgattttatttatatatattatataaaatatatattgtatttacTTAAGCTCTTTGCATAGCATTTATCTTTCGTTAgacatattattcttaattttaacttcatataaaataataataaattagtattacaaaaatcatattatacttattttatgacatATAGCTAAATTATCTTAAATAGAGGattgtttaatacatttttgattaaatattgTATGATgatttttatacaaaaaatactattcttactaacatttaGTATAacttaattataaaaattgatatacctttataatggattaaaaaaatatatacttacaCATATGATTTTATATAGAACACAAACAACAtcataaaacttaaataatccacaaatatataaatttaagaaagatattattattacaatccttaaagtatataaataattatttaataagatagactaaatacttatatacttgtttcttataatatataatacagtcttttctaaaataaCACTTACAAAATAAGTTGAATTGTTCCATTTCTATGgaaaatacataaatttatattgtttttaatgaatgtagataaattaaaaattaattttaatgggttaaataactttatttttattcccatATACATTattggataattttataatatattttacacataatttccacggtttaaaacgacaattaacactgaacccgtatttataagcttaaataagtctttaagttcatattgtttttaaaagaatacttagtaaatattaaatattaacatataagtAACTattgatataaattttaaagtataatagaaaactatgtttaattaggttattattttaccctttaataggagagagataagatatattttctcttttaatatataaattaaattgaaTGTTCGTTAAATATTCTACATActtaattttatcttatatattctactgttatagttaatgtatatacattcaaataatttattaaaaattctatattttattaattatatggtaaaacaccgacaatataatatgcgttaatatggaataatcaAATAGCATTTAACATGCATTGAGTCTTTAACCCTTTCACCAttgattcatatttttaaaatattaaaccacatatcccaaattgaatctttaacaaatatatggcattgatacctttataatgtattattatgtgtcttttatataatattaacatttaattatatgaagtttccacaataaaacaatattttaatattaattattggtatagtattttattattttatatgtataagcatataataataacattattttgtcatattatttataattattagaacaaaacatgaaattttattaatatacttatattttgtcttttaactactttaaatatatatttccaatttttatatacctcaaaattataaagtttaaaaattaatagtgattaatatgTTAGtataccttatgataaataaattaatgtaaataaaactatttctataatttgaatttaaaatattagcATAAAATGATACTAAATACAATtgaaaattaaaaggatagtatagatatatttataatttaattttttattaatgtaCATgattttattgattattaaaacggttagatgcataaaatgccttttatagataacgttgtattgtcgatCATCGATCGATACattatgaatatctattattacagttcaattggcgtaatataatttaaataataataatgacaaatattataagttttactaaataaaattttcatcaaataaagaaacattatatgtataattcaatatagatCTGGGTTATCAAggtttatataataggaaaTTATGGTATTCCATAATACTATTTCATATATAgtcaatatctatattttattttgaccATATAAAATcggcatgaacactcaattatatatattataacttataaaacaTGTTACGTAATTCATTACATATTAGCTTATGCCCCTTTTTGGTGCATATTTGGATTTTTTAGCTTTATCTGTGATTAAGAATACGggatggtacatatattaaattagtgtttaagttataaaaaattaaatgcaatataatacttagccctaacccgaatatgggttccacaacataaaaactatataaaaattatacaaaaattacttcccaatagacaacttattaacatatattaatcattattattattcgaatcatatattaatgaatcattttcttcattatattttttattttttctcttaaacattgtttttgagatcgtttccgaaatccaattgacgaatactaatataaaaattttaaaaaatgtataatttatttatattcacaaaTTAATCAGTGATgaatatattgtttaattgatttattatttaccttatattCAATTCCCAAGAAAATTGATAATGCAACAATCATAAATGCAATTGGAATTAGTGTCCTTTTTATTACGAATTTTCGTGAATATGTT
Protein-coding regions in this window:
- a CDS encoding PIR protein; translation: MASNVCKSINDIDTYFVDDSKTPEKHNSMNILSTYCHNNNCSSDEEKIISGFIVLLNMLNPETIDGDKIVEYAILWLSYKLNQTKQNGTIKLDDFYTNRIETNSFYKGNISADSDDHINMEVISAKIKSMNIDIKDISNFYDAFKSLCNMYSEIGAEDNPCNKCLENARELFEKYEKLKNALDINKGSSYYKLLSSLSNDYKNFEQLYNRACGNTSPLVACPRSSVTKNTLISIAIIFVASSILLGVSYKYSLFGFRKRSQKQHLRENLKK